The following proteins are encoded in a genomic region of Athene noctua chromosome 9, bAthNoc1.hap1.1, whole genome shotgun sequence:
- the TMEM231 gene encoding transmembrane protein 231 isoform X1, translated as MAGVELFSHPALLTRYRAGLCSAAALALALLTVLTYVPPLLVAYRSHGFWLKQSSYLEQPTVRFRYEVLFVATTGPGPGSFLAWSTFPAFNRLQEDRLRVPLLSTREEDKNQDGKMDQLYFKLELPLQPTEHVVGVQLILLFSYRLYRMSTLVMQSMAFLQFFSPVPGSQLYVNGDLKLNQRQLLNHCGLDTRYNVSVVNGTSPFASDYDLPNIIAAYWDRNVTTVFSDPNPVWMTGRAADTPFIINATIRYPVEVILYQPGFWEIIKFAWIQYVSILLIFLWVFGRIKMFVFQNQVLTTTPISPVLPVSPVLSYKQHQS; from the exons ATGGCCGGCGTGGAGTTGTTCTCGCACCCTGCGCTGCTCACGCGGTAccgggctgggctctgctccgcCGCGGCGCTGGCGCTGGCGCTCCTCACGGTGCTCACCTACGTGCCGCCGCTGCTGGTGGCCTACCGGAGCCACG GTTTCTGGCTGAAGCAGAGCTCGTACCTGGAGCAGCCCACGGTGCGGTTCCGGTACGAGGTGCTCTTCGTGGCCACcaccgggcccggcccgggcagcTTCTTGGCGTGGAGCACGTTCCCAGCGTTCAACAGGCTCCAGGAGGACCGGCTGCGAGTCCCGCTGCTGTCG ACTAGAGAAGAAGACAAAAATCAAGATGGCAAAATGGATCAGTTGTATTTTAAATTGGAACTTCCACTACAACCTACAGAGCATGTAGTTGGTGTTCAGCTGATTCTACTCTTTTCCTACCGGCTTTAT AGAATGTCAACACTTGTGATGCAGAGCAtggcttttcttcagtttttttctcctgtgccagggtctcaacTCTATGTGAATGGAGACCTGAAACTGAACCAGAGGCAATTACTTAACCATTGTGGCCTGGATACCAGATACAAT GTGTCTGTGGTCAATGGCACAAGTCCCTTTGCGAGTGACTATGACCTACCAAACATCATTGCAGCATATTGGGATAGAAATG TGACAACAGTCTTTTCAGATCCCAACCCTGTTTGGATGACTGGAAGAGCAGCAGATACACCATTTATCATTAACGCCACTATTCGTTACCCAGTGGAAGTTATCTT ATATCAGCCAGGATTTTGGGAAATTATTAAATTTGCCTGGATCCAGTATGTCAGCATTCTCCTTATTTTTCTTTGGGTGTTTGGTAGGATTAAAATGTTTGTGTTCCAGAATCAGGTCTTGACTACAACTCCAATATCACCAGTTCTGCCAGTGTCTCCAGTACTGTCCTACAAACAGCACCAGTCCTGA
- the TMEM231 gene encoding transmembrane protein 231 isoform X2, translating into MAGVELFSHPALLTRYRAGLCSAAALALALLTVLTYVPPLLVAYRSHGFWLKQSSYLEQPTVRFRYEVLFVATTGPGPGSFLAWSTFPAFNRLQEDRLRVPLLSTREEDKNQDGKMDQLYFKLELPLQPTEHVVGVQLILLFSYRLYRMSTLVMQSMAFLQFFSPVPGSQLYVNGDLKLNQRQLLNHCGLDTRYNVSVVNGTSPFASDYDLPNIIAAYWDRNVTTVFSDPNPVWMTGRAADTPFIINATIRYPVEVIKYQPGFWEIIKFAWIQYVSILLIFLWVFGRIKMFVFQNQVLTTTPISPVLPVSPVLSYKQHQS; encoded by the exons ATGGCCGGCGTGGAGTTGTTCTCGCACCCTGCGCTGCTCACGCGGTAccgggctgggctctgctccgcCGCGGCGCTGGCGCTGGCGCTCCTCACGGTGCTCACCTACGTGCCGCCGCTGCTGGTGGCCTACCGGAGCCACG GTTTCTGGCTGAAGCAGAGCTCGTACCTGGAGCAGCCCACGGTGCGGTTCCGGTACGAGGTGCTCTTCGTGGCCACcaccgggcccggcccgggcagcTTCTTGGCGTGGAGCACGTTCCCAGCGTTCAACAGGCTCCAGGAGGACCGGCTGCGAGTCCCGCTGCTGTCG ACTAGAGAAGAAGACAAAAATCAAGATGGCAAAATGGATCAGTTGTATTTTAAATTGGAACTTCCACTACAACCTACAGAGCATGTAGTTGGTGTTCAGCTGATTCTACTCTTTTCCTACCGGCTTTAT AGAATGTCAACACTTGTGATGCAGAGCAtggcttttcttcagtttttttctcctgtgccagggtctcaacTCTATGTGAATGGAGACCTGAAACTGAACCAGAGGCAATTACTTAACCATTGTGGCCTGGATACCAGATACAAT GTGTCTGTGGTCAATGGCACAAGTCCCTTTGCGAGTGACTATGACCTACCAAACATCATTGCAGCATATTGGGATAGAAATG TGACAACAGTCTTTTCAGATCCCAACCCTGTTTGGATGACTGGAAGAGCAGCAGATACACCATTTATCATTAACGCCACTATTCGTTACCCAGTGGAAGTTA TTAAATATCAGCCAGGATTTTGGGAAATTATTAAATTTGCCTGGATCCAGTATGTCAGCATTCTCCTTATTTTTCTTTGGGTGTTTGGTAGGATTAAAATGTTTGTGTTCCAGAATCAGGTCTTGACTACAACTCCAATATCACCAGTTCTGCCAGTGTCTCCAGTACTGTCCTACAAACAGCACCAGTCCTGA